From a single Fusobacterium pseudoperiodonticum genomic region:
- the relB gene encoding type II toxin-antitoxin system RelB family antitoxin → MSVVSIRFNDEEEEIVKKYVKSKGTNLSQYIKNIIFEKIEEEYDLKLVQEYLKAKSEGTLNLKPFEEAIKEWGTE, encoded by the coding sequence ATGTCAGTTGTTTCAATTAGATTTAATGATGAGGAAGAAGAAATAGTAAAAAAATATGTTAAAAGTAAAGGAACAAATTTATCTCAATACATTAAAAATATCATTTTTGAAAAGATTGAAGAAGAATACGATTTAAAACTTGTTCAAGAATATCTAAAAGCAAAATCTGAAGGGACATTAAATCTAAAACCATTTGAGGAGGCCATAAAAGAATGGGGTACAGAATAA